One stretch of Cystobacter fuscus DSM 2262 DNA includes these proteins:
- a CDS encoding Hint domain-containing protein codes for MKNILSALMLVVTGFSTSAVAQLSARCSLDDQLTTTTSAQGRNAWSRKCGYISASREAFLNSENEYQVYTNACASYPTVQPGSTCAQYVPDNEAAACIAGLVKLGSCVTGCFTPTQRVDFAGRQLPVPEAYANGMKEVTALTPAAQPGLLSFANQTIRAYVAGDTQEDIFLLKTREGRSLEVTAEHPMLLNDGTMVKARTLKAGDTLMGADGKALTLSEVTVFNFKGQVWNVRPQSTDKAENVMSAEGFLTGSVRFQNEWAADDYRLSLRDEFEVGGL; via the coding sequence ATGAAGAACATCCTTTCCGCGCTCATGCTCGTCGTCACGGGCTTCTCGACTTCCGCCGTGGCCCAGCTCAGCGCCCGCTGCTCGCTGGATGACCAGCTCACCACCACCACCTCGGCGCAGGGCCGCAACGCCTGGTCCCGCAAGTGCGGGTACATCTCCGCTTCGCGCGAGGCGTTCCTCAACTCGGAGAACGAGTATCAGGTCTACACCAACGCCTGCGCCAGCTACCCCACGGTGCAGCCCGGCTCCACGTGTGCCCAGTACGTGCCCGACAACGAAGCCGCGGCGTGCATCGCCGGCCTCGTCAAGCTGGGCAGCTGCGTGACCGGCTGCTTCACCCCCACCCAGCGCGTGGACTTCGCGGGCCGCCAGTTGCCCGTGCCCGAGGCCTACGCCAACGGCATGAAGGAAGTGACGGCCCTCACGCCCGCGGCGCAGCCGGGCCTGCTGTCCTTCGCCAACCAGACCATCCGCGCCTATGTGGCGGGTGACACGCAGGAGGACATCTTCCTGCTCAAGACCCGCGAGGGGCGCAGCCTCGAGGTCACCGCCGAGCACCCCATGCTCCTGAACGATGGCACCATGGTGAAGGCGCGGACCCTGAAGGCGGGCGACACGCTCATGGGCGCGGATGGTAAGGCGCTCACCCTCTCCGAGGTGACCGTGTTCAACTTCAAGGGCCAGGTCTGGAACGTGCGTCCGCAGAGCACCGACAAGGCGGAGAACGTCATGAGCGCCGAGGGCTTCCTCACCGGCTCGGTGCGCTTCCAGAACGAGTGGGCGGCGGACGACTACCGTCTGTCCCTGCGTGACGAGTTCGAGGTCGGCGGCCTGTAG
- a CDS encoding M4 family metallopeptidase has product MIQNWKQGLIGACCVAFSAACGGAPEKDASPADPVQQQAGDDVQAALSALGKVEVVDMGPGNVPTFIRGNFGKVDTSFTAPGLRVSGELAHQALRPVLDRVAPAFRLSTKELNLRSVRTDDLGFTHARYEQTRNGLRVVGGELLLHVNKAGEVFAANGNARGASEPTTLKRVSPEAAARAAVDGTATLTAQGTPGPVYFLSAQGELSPAYEVTVVGMREGQPARDLVYVSALSGEVLDVRPQLHSINRALYSANNDWSTPGTLRRSEGGGATGDNHVDTNYNHIGTTYNCYDTLFGRDSFDDRGSRIQSTVHYGQGYVNAYWDGVQITFGDGDNANSGELGRDLDVVAHEFTHGVTQYESGLAYRNESGALNESMSDVAAAFCSSWSRGGAVDADIWKIGEYIWTPGIGGDALRYMNNPTQDGSSKDYYPERYTGTSDNGGVHWNSGIPNLVFKLLVTGGTHPRGKTGVNVTGVGMNRAAQTWYHANANYFTSTTTMSQARAWTVQAAQDRYDATVVQAVRDAWSAAGVQ; this is encoded by the coding sequence GTGATCCAGAATTGGAAGCAGGGACTCATCGGAGCTTGCTGTGTGGCTTTCAGCGCGGCGTGTGGGGGCGCCCCGGAGAAGGACGCGAGCCCGGCCGATCCGGTGCAGCAGCAGGCCGGTGACGACGTCCAGGCGGCCCTGAGCGCGCTGGGCAAGGTGGAAGTGGTGGACATGGGTCCGGGCAACGTGCCCACCTTCATCCGCGGCAACTTCGGCAAGGTGGACACCTCCTTCACCGCCCCGGGGCTGCGCGTCTCGGGTGAGCTCGCCCACCAGGCGCTGCGGCCCGTGCTCGACCGGGTCGCCCCGGCGTTCCGCCTGAGCACGAAGGAGCTGAACCTCCGCTCGGTGCGCACGGATGACCTCGGTTTCACCCACGCGCGCTATGAGCAGACGCGCAACGGCCTGCGCGTGGTGGGCGGAGAGCTCCTGCTCCACGTCAACAAGGCGGGAGAGGTGTTCGCGGCCAATGGCAACGCGCGCGGCGCCAGCGAGCCGACGACCCTCAAGCGGGTGTCCCCCGAGGCCGCCGCGCGGGCCGCCGTGGACGGCACGGCCACCCTCACCGCGCAGGGCACGCCCGGCCCGGTCTACTTCCTGAGCGCCCAGGGCGAGCTGTCCCCGGCCTACGAGGTGACGGTGGTGGGAATGCGCGAGGGCCAGCCCGCGCGCGACCTGGTCTATGTGAGCGCCCTGTCCGGCGAGGTGCTCGACGTGCGCCCGCAGCTGCACTCCATCAACCGGGCGCTCTACTCGGCCAACAACGACTGGAGCACGCCGGGCACGCTGCGCCGCAGCGAGGGCGGCGGCGCCACGGGCGACAACCACGTCGACACCAACTACAACCACATCGGGACGACCTACAACTGCTACGACACCTTGTTCGGGCGTGACTCGTTCGACGACCGCGGCTCGCGCATCCAGAGCACCGTCCACTACGGCCAGGGCTACGTCAACGCGTACTGGGATGGCGTGCAGATCACCTTCGGGGACGGCGACAACGCCAACTCGGGCGAGCTGGGCCGGGACCTGGACGTGGTCGCGCACGAGTTCACCCACGGCGTGACGCAGTACGAGTCGGGCCTCGCCTACCGCAACGAGTCGGGCGCGCTCAACGAGAGCATGTCGGACGTCGCCGCGGCCTTCTGCTCGAGCTGGTCGCGCGGGGGCGCCGTCGACGCGGACATCTGGAAGATCGGCGAGTACATCTGGACGCCGGGCATCGGTGGGGACGCGCTGCGCTACATGAACAACCCCACGCAGGACGGCTCGTCGAAGGATTACTACCCCGAGCGCTACACGGGCACCTCCGACAACGGGGGCGTGCACTGGAACTCCGGCATCCCCAACCTGGTGTTCAAGCTGCTGGTCACCGGTGGCACGCACCCGCGCGGCAAGACGGGCGTCAACGTGACCGGCGTGGGCATGAACCGCGCGGCGCAGACCTGGTACCACGCGAACGCCAACTACTTCACCTCCACCACCACCATGTCCCAGGCGCGCGCCTGGACCGTCCAGGCGGCGCAGGACCGCTACGACGCCACGGTGGTGCAGGCCGTGCGTGACGCCTGGAGCGCCGCGGGCGTGCAGTAG
- a CDS encoding HD domain-containing protein, with amino-acid sequence MHTKAAPSIALLRGRRTLPLLEAYFELHHLKHLYRQGWLRVGIPRERCESVAEHSFFVALLCLFLADSSFPEADASKLVRMALLHDVGEARAGDITPHDGVSREEKQRREREAVQRIFSELPRGSDYLALWEEYEQGTSFEARLVRQVDRLEMGLQATVYEHQGAGDLSQFFASVHKVLETPELQALLAELETLRPAR; translated from the coding sequence ATGCACACCAAGGCCGCTCCATCCATCGCGCTGCTGCGGGGCCGGCGCACCCTGCCCCTGCTCGAGGCCTACTTCGAGCTGCACCACCTCAAGCACCTCTACCGCCAGGGCTGGCTGCGCGTGGGCATCCCCCGCGAGAGATGCGAGAGCGTGGCCGAGCACTCCTTCTTCGTGGCGCTCCTGTGCCTGTTCCTCGCCGACAGCTCCTTTCCCGAGGCGGACGCCTCGAAGCTGGTGCGCATGGCGCTCCTGCACGACGTGGGCGAGGCGCGCGCCGGAGACATCACCCCCCATGACGGCGTGAGCCGCGAGGAGAAGCAGCGGCGCGAGCGCGAGGCCGTGCAGCGCATCTTCTCCGAGCTGCCCCGCGGCTCCGACTACCTCGCCCTGTGGGAGGAGTACGAGCAGGGCACGTCCTTCGAGGCCCGGCTCGTGCGCCAGGTGGACCGGCTGGAGATGGGTCTGCAGGCCACCGTCTACGAGCACCAGGGCGCCGGAGACCTGTCGCAGTTCTTCGCCTCGGTGCACAAGGTGCTGGAGACGCCCGAGCTCCAGGCACTGCTCGCCGAGCTGGAGACCCTGCGGCCCGCCCGCTGA
- a CDS encoding HEAT repeat domain-containing protein yields MSSVAVILMLMGLGVVWWRQPGSDTPAPRVEQATASAASPAQPTVVSGLAAPKADGLRVWTPGMLYRYALSTEQKVSFGNSKQPAGAPSLPGMHLTLQGEWSVGVVAVEAERVHVRVNLQTSTFQLSVEGNDALPPDVRRTMTAALELPFFLTLDKSGAVALTHFEEPVDDLTRGILRTLVASSQFVVPGQLTQAWRSDELDTTGQYVAVYVRQGNNRFEKKKQVYTHLTTPQGLQPMGSDVHTTTYMSAVFELGEDIWTQSLQDKEHLEVDTGEGMPRVFNDLELSLRLLERRMDATLKGSLEARRGLLSTATMATFQGRAQDPLEHYRQILGNRTFDELIQALRSLPAEEKARDDARTQVMEQLRALFMLQPGEALKVPDILRSGMPQLAASPMLGALSAASTPEAIHSLATASGDSSLAHDVRMDAVSALGMAGEPNREGVDALRHLTRDQDAMLRDTASLAFGNAAYQMTDDDARGAEALVHEMKNNYRSATTPEQQALALRAIGNTRAPDALDTIREALRSNAIQVRVAAMEALRNIPGPEADRLLSERLLTDPATQVRRGAVFACGFRPLGTLLPVLRQALQKDASDGVRSDIINLLGTVRGAAPEALLLLQWASQNEPHPELRRMAAVFLNTPTAPSPLPPDSPAH; encoded by the coding sequence GTGTCGTCGGTCGCCGTCATCCTCATGCTGATGGGGCTGGGGGTGGTCTGGTGGCGGCAACCCGGAAGTGACACGCCAGCGCCGCGCGTGGAACAGGCCACCGCGTCCGCCGCATCGCCCGCCCAGCCCACCGTCGTCTCGGGCCTCGCCGCGCCGAAGGCGGATGGACTGCGCGTGTGGACCCCCGGAATGCTCTACCGCTACGCGCTGAGCACGGAGCAGAAGGTCTCCTTCGGCAACAGCAAACAGCCGGCGGGCGCGCCCTCCCTCCCCGGAATGCACCTGACGCTCCAGGGAGAATGGAGCGTGGGGGTGGTGGCGGTGGAGGCCGAGCGCGTCCATGTCCGGGTGAACCTCCAGACATCCACGTTCCAGCTGAGCGTCGAGGGCAACGACGCGCTGCCCCCCGACGTGCGGCGCACGATGACGGCCGCGCTGGAGCTGCCCTTCTTCCTGACGCTCGACAAGTCGGGCGCGGTGGCGCTCACCCACTTCGAGGAGCCGGTGGATGACCTGACGCGCGGCATCCTCCGCACGCTCGTGGCGTCCTCGCAGTTCGTGGTGCCGGGACAGCTCACCCAGGCCTGGCGCAGCGACGAGCTCGACACCACCGGCCAGTACGTGGCGGTGTACGTGCGTCAGGGCAACAACCGCTTCGAGAAGAAGAAGCAGGTGTATACCCACCTGACCACGCCCCAGGGACTCCAGCCCATGGGCTCGGACGTCCACACCACCACGTATATGAGCGCGGTGTTCGAGCTGGGCGAGGACATCTGGACCCAATCCCTCCAGGACAAGGAGCACCTGGAAGTGGACACGGGCGAGGGCATGCCTCGGGTGTTCAACGATCTCGAGCTGAGCCTGCGTCTGCTGGAGCGCCGGATGGACGCGACGCTGAAAGGCTCGCTCGAGGCCCGCCGGGGCCTGTTGAGCACCGCCACCATGGCCACCTTCCAGGGCCGCGCGCAGGATCCCCTGGAGCACTACCGGCAGATCCTCGGCAATCGAACCTTCGATGAACTCATCCAGGCGCTGCGCTCGCTGCCCGCGGAGGAGAAGGCGCGGGACGATGCGCGCACCCAGGTGATGGAGCAGCTCCGGGCCCTCTTCATGCTCCAGCCTGGCGAGGCGCTGAAGGTTCCGGACATCCTGCGCTCGGGAATGCCCCAGCTCGCCGCCAGTCCCATGCTGGGTGCCCTCTCGGCGGCCAGCACCCCGGAGGCCATCCATTCCCTGGCGACCGCCAGTGGAGACTCATCCCTCGCCCATGATGTCCGGATGGACGCGGTGTCCGCCCTGGGCATGGCGGGCGAGCCCAACCGCGAGGGGGTGGATGCCTTGCGCCATCTGACGCGCGACCAGGACGCGATGCTGCGGGACACCGCGTCATTGGCTTTTGGCAACGCGGCGTACCAGATGACGGATGACGACGCACGCGGCGCGGAGGCGCTCGTCCATGAGATGAAGAACAACTACCGCTCGGCCACCACCCCGGAACAACAGGCCCTGGCCCTGCGGGCCATCGGCAATACCCGGGCACCCGACGCCCTGGACACGATCCGGGAGGCGCTCCGCTCCAATGCCATCCAGGTCCGCGTGGCCGCCATGGAAGCACTGCGCAACATCCCCGGGCCCGAGGCCGACCGGCTCCTGTCCGAACGGCTCCTCACGGATCCCGCCACCCAGGTGCGCCGCGGCGCCGTCTTCGCCTGTGGTTTCCGTCCCCTCGGCACGCTGCTCCCCGTGCTGAGGCAGGCCCTCCAGAAGGATGCCTCGGACGGAGTCCGCTCCGACATCATCAATCTGCTGGGCACCGTGCGGGGCGCCGCGCCGGAAGCCCTGCTGTTGTTGCAATGGGCCAGCCAGAACGAGCCCCATCCTGAACTCCGGCGGATGGCCGCGGTCTTCCTCAATACACCCACGGCCCCCTCCCCCCTCCCGCCAGACTCCCCAGCCCACTGA
- a CDS encoding RCC1 domain-containing protein produces MTRNPAAPGGHALLLLLAGLLGAWGCVDFDKDVEAYCQRNPSVCLTSLPDGGSQPAPITHVSSRGQHSLARRSDGSVWAWGENTTGQLGDGTTTLRSTPTKIATLSNMERVAAGHGHSLALRAGKVWAWGKPDSGAIKTAPVEVPGLSDVVAIAAGFSHSLALSQSGQVWSWGNDNAGHANNTPVQVEGLPGIKAIAAGVSYSLALGTDGSVWAWGDNTLGQLGSDTPSSATPVKVAELPMITFIAAGSTHALALDTAGGVWTWGANDHGQLGDGTTSTKRSQPQQVSGLANIQALAGGNGHSLALNSANDVMAWGRDSAGQLGDDLSLKDQSRPVKTSSLTNATAISAGHSHSLAVLSDGSLFAWGSNENGRLGVILPLPSETIPTPLPVAFP; encoded by the coding sequence ATGACTCGGAATCCCGCGGCACCCGGTGGACACGCCCTGCTCCTCTTGCTGGCCGGACTGCTCGGCGCATGGGGGTGCGTGGACTTCGATAAGGACGTAGAGGCGTATTGCCAGCGCAATCCCAGCGTCTGCCTGACGTCGCTGCCAGATGGAGGCTCCCAACCTGCCCCCATCACCCACGTCTCCTCGCGAGGACAGCACAGCCTGGCGCGCCGGAGCGATGGCTCGGTGTGGGCCTGGGGAGAAAACACCACGGGACAGTTGGGAGACGGTACGACCACACTCCGCTCGACGCCGACGAAGATCGCCACGCTGAGCAACATGGAGCGAGTGGCCGCGGGCCATGGCCACTCCCTCGCACTGCGCGCCGGCAAGGTCTGGGCGTGGGGTAAGCCAGACTCAGGCGCGATCAAGACTGCTCCCGTGGAAGTTCCTGGCTTGAGTGATGTCGTCGCCATCGCCGCGGGCTTTTCACACTCCCTGGCGCTAAGCCAGTCAGGTCAGGTCTGGTCCTGGGGGAATGACAACGCGGGCCATGCGAATAACACGCCCGTCCAGGTGGAAGGACTGCCGGGCATCAAGGCCATTGCCGCTGGAGTCAGCTACTCACTGGCACTGGGCACGGATGGATCGGTCTGGGCTTGGGGCGACAACACCCTGGGTCAGCTGGGCTCGGACACTCCGTCCAGCGCCACGCCCGTGAAGGTGGCGGAGCTGCCAATGATCACGTTCATCGCGGCAGGCAGCACCCATGCACTGGCGCTGGACACGGCGGGCGGGGTCTGGACCTGGGGAGCCAACGACCACGGCCAGCTGGGGGATGGAACAACGAGCACCAAGAGGTCCCAACCCCAACAGGTGAGCGGCTTGGCGAACATCCAGGCGCTGGCTGGGGGCAACGGCCACTCCCTGGCACTCAACAGCGCCAATGACGTCATGGCCTGGGGCAGGGACTCCGCGGGGCAGCTGGGAGATGACTTGTCGTTGAAGGATCAATCCAGGCCCGTGAAGACCTCCTCCTTGACCAATGCCACCGCCATCTCCGCGGGCCACTCCCACTCCCTGGCCGTGCTCAGCGACGGCAGTCTGTTCGCGTGGGGCTCCAACGAGAACGGCCGACTGGGTGTCATCCTCCCGTTGCCGTCCGAGACCATTCCCACGCCTCTGCCCGTCGCATTTCCGTGA
- a CDS encoding M1 family aminopeptidase, with protein MRVVASTDYKPRARGRLSTVLFLGGVLGTGCGDPNREPTPGDGCSNTTCEPGAQGQEIIGDRQYNVLQYKYGIDLTSRQASSELVVQPSETIDCLSIPGPASVQNVSWQWGGTSVLQGFNWSNEHLNICSTSDVDGTRGPSIIKSTYTVPEATYDYSQVGFSRRQDFSGGQFTYLLGWVESCDLFGPCDDAADQLTRVSFTVDHPENQLVLCPGVRTTPSNRQTRCDLPANVKAPTYSSFAVASNPNWVETQFLTSPVSVKFYEVPNGRLLPALNRDDVSHFLGWITGQLGALPYGSELRIASGPTDWLGMEHPANIILRDDLPLLRKDYANMTLHTLMHEVVHQWAGNRTTLASKWDFAWKEALADYMTYLYEEQYRGGEAGQTRVYWDRLARGAAYYLQPQDNPAPNYITFVNNVYGSGPMILFLQLEPLIGKDKVLAGIKRFLSSPTARSIDDLRTEMQIASGKDLAPYFNAWVKRSGEPNWPYYEYVESDGWNRANGKLTFKVAQHSDIYYPGYVEVEVSFHNRGDKRIGLAKFELTGQNKEVTVEVPVGDGWEPSGFVVDPNSKFVNSKLMGLTAEPEPIRWRL; from the coding sequence ATGAGGGTCGTTGCCAGCACTGATTACAAGCCCCGCGCACGGGGACGTCTTTCCACCGTTCTCTTCCTCGGCGGCGTGCTGGGCACGGGATGCGGAGATCCAAACAGGGAGCCCACTCCTGGAGATGGGTGTTCCAACACGACATGCGAGCCCGGTGCCCAGGGACAGGAGATCATCGGCGATCGCCAGTACAACGTCCTCCAGTATAAATATGGCATCGATCTCACGAGCCGGCAGGCCAGCTCGGAACTCGTGGTCCAACCGAGCGAGACCATTGACTGCCTCAGCATTCCCGGGCCCGCCAGCGTCCAGAACGTCTCCTGGCAATGGGGTGGCACCTCCGTGCTGCAGGGCTTCAACTGGTCCAATGAGCACTTGAACATCTGCTCCACTTCGGATGTGGACGGCACCCGGGGGCCGTCGATCATCAAGAGCACCTACACCGTCCCCGAAGCGACGTACGACTACAGCCAGGTCGGCTTCTCCAGGCGCCAGGACTTCTCGGGAGGCCAGTTCACGTACCTGCTGGGATGGGTGGAGTCGTGCGACCTGTTCGGACCGTGCGACGACGCCGCGGATCAACTCACGCGCGTCTCCTTCACCGTGGATCACCCGGAGAATCAGCTCGTGCTCTGTCCCGGAGTGCGCACCACGCCGAGCAACCGTCAGACCCGGTGCGACCTGCCGGCGAACGTCAAGGCCCCCACCTACTCGTCCTTCGCCGTCGCCTCCAACCCGAACTGGGTGGAGACCCAGTTCCTGACCTCACCGGTGAGCGTGAAGTTCTACGAGGTCCCCAACGGCCGGCTCCTCCCCGCGCTCAACCGGGACGACGTCTCGCACTTCCTCGGGTGGATCACCGGTCAGTTGGGTGCGCTGCCCTACGGCTCGGAGCTGCGGATCGCGAGCGGGCCCACGGACTGGTTGGGCATGGAGCACCCGGCCAACATCATCCTCCGCGACGATCTGCCCCTGCTGCGCAAGGACTACGCCAACATGACCCTGCACACGCTCATGCACGAGGTGGTGCATCAGTGGGCGGGCAACCGGACCACGCTGGCCAGCAAGTGGGACTTCGCCTGGAAGGAAGCCCTGGCCGATTACATGACCTACCTCTATGAGGAGCAGTACCGCGGTGGCGAGGCCGGGCAGACGCGCGTGTACTGGGACCGTCTGGCCCGGGGGGCGGCCTACTACCTGCAGCCGCAAGACAACCCCGCCCCCAACTACATCACCTTCGTCAACAACGTGTATGGCTCGGGGCCGATGATCCTCTTCCTGCAACTGGAGCCGCTGATCGGCAAGGACAAGGTGCTCGCCGGCATCAAGAGATTCCTGTCCTCGCCCACGGCCCGGAGCATCGACGATCTCCGCACGGAGATGCAGATCGCGTCGGGAAAGGACCTCGCGCCCTACTTCAACGCCTGGGTGAAGCGCAGCGGCGAGCCGAACTGGCCCTATTACGAGTACGTCGAGTCGGACGGCTGGAATCGCGCCAATGGCAAGCTGACCTTCAAGGTGGCGCAGCACTCCGACATCTACTACCCCGGCTACGTGGAGGTCGAGGTGTCGTTCCACAACCGCGGCGACAAGAGGATCGGACTGGCGAAGTTCGAGCTCACGGGACAGAACAAGGAGGTGACGGTGGAGGTGCCCGTGGGTGACGGCTGGGAGCCCTCGGGTTTCGTGGTGGACCCCAACAGCAAGTTCGTCAACAGCAAGCTCATGGGCCTCACCGCGGAGCCGGAGCCCATCCGCTGGAGGCTGTAG
- a CDS encoding Hint domain-containing protein, whose protein sequence is MRASMFVAVLAFVGISSPAMAQLATRCTLDDQLTNATLAQGRNAWARKCGFISAAKEAYLNSEGEYQVFLEGCYAYPSVIPGSSCSRFIPADVNAACIGLTEISKLGTCVTGCLTPTQKVSFGGKHMPIPEALASGAPTVTALTPSATMLAPTYSEQPIRAYIAGDTIEDVFALHLTNGITLEVTSEHPMVDGEGNLVKAKSLKAGDLLLASDGQKVSISDINVFRFKGYVWNVQPSSHDKAENIFDVEGLLTGSVRFQNEWADIHYRLATREEADVQGL, encoded by the coding sequence ATGAGAGCATCGATGTTCGTCGCCGTGTTGGCCTTCGTGGGCATCTCCTCTCCCGCGATGGCCCAGCTCGCCACCCGCTGCACCCTGGACGACCAGCTCACCAACGCCACCCTCGCCCAGGGCCGCAACGCCTGGGCACGCAAGTGCGGCTTCATCTCCGCGGCCAAGGAGGCCTATCTCAACTCCGAGGGCGAGTATCAGGTCTTCCTCGAGGGCTGCTACGCCTACCCCAGCGTCATCCCCGGCTCGTCCTGCAGCAGGTTCATCCCCGCCGACGTCAATGCCGCCTGCATTGGCCTGACTGAAATCAGCAAGCTGGGCACCTGCGTCACCGGCTGCCTCACCCCCACCCAGAAGGTGTCCTTCGGCGGCAAGCACATGCCCATCCCCGAGGCCCTCGCGTCCGGTGCACCCACCGTCACCGCCCTCACCCCCTCGGCCACGATGCTCGCCCCCACCTACTCCGAGCAGCCCATCCGGGCGTATATCGCCGGTGACACCATCGAGGATGTCTTCGCCCTCCACCTCACCAATGGCATCACCCTCGAGGTCACCTCCGAGCACCCCATGGTCGATGGCGAGGGCAACCTCGTGAAGGCCAAGTCCCTCAAGGCCGGAGATCTCCTCCTCGCCTCCGATGGCCAGAAGGTCTCCATCTCCGACATCAACGTCTTCCGCTTCAAGGGCTACGTCTGGAACGTCCAGCCCTCCAGCCACGACAAGGCCGAGAACATCTTCGACGTGGAAGGCCTGCTCACCGGCTCCGTCCGCTTCCAGAACGAGTGGGCCGACATCCACTACCGTCTCGCCACCCGCGAGGAAGCCGACGTCCAGGGCCTCTAG
- a CDS encoding M1 family aminopeptidase, whose translation MRQGKASVCLMGLVLGTAGLLGGCEEPAPPVTEPGAVQSGNEQPQTTPPTPPGEPPPTEPEGTEPPPSSVDFTARVLHYHYGFDLRPTGDTPHPAHSRLFLKVPASGGDCTVLKGPPGITQVKWNGAAATHVEALTGAWRICGPTLPNQPLVIEADIPVPVATYDYTQVGFSQRRDRKGQLASYLMSWVEQCDRLGLCDDAPGQLATFSYEVEHDAADVVLCPGTRLNVSDTLTRCGSLLQQAPTYSSFAIASNPSWVRTTFAEAGPYRLEFFEGPGGLLAPALQPTVFADYLEWITGLLGPLPYGDTLRVAGAPTEFLGMEHPGNIILSEALPELRSEYADQTRHTLMHEIAHQWAGNRTTMAEAYDFAWKEAIAEYLTYVYEARHWPQDAARTRAYWDRLARSAMFYPRPEDQPAPFLTFAADVYGTGPMLLFLQLEELLPGGQEDVLRGIQHFLAAPGARTTQHLHESLEQGAHLAPGSLDVYFDAWIHGSNEPDWPYFDVEPTRDEETGQLTLAVTQQTYEGGIYPVKVKVRVQGATQTRDILVDYGLAPTSATLVTPPEPFPEPVVQVTVDPENRVVNRRFFGALREAAPPRWHF comes from the coding sequence ATGCGTCAGGGAAAGGCGTCTGTCTGTCTGATGGGGTTGGTGTTGGGGACCGCGGGCCTCCTGGGCGGCTGTGAGGAGCCCGCCCCGCCCGTCACCGAGCCCGGGGCGGTCCAGAGTGGGAACGAACAGCCCCAGACGACCCCTCCCACGCCGCCCGGCGAGCCCCCGCCCACGGAGCCGGAGGGCACCGAGCCCCCGCCGTCCTCCGTCGACTTCACCGCGCGGGTGCTCCATTACCACTACGGCTTCGACCTGCGGCCCACGGGCGACACGCCGCACCCGGCCCACTCGCGCCTGTTCTTGAAGGTGCCCGCCTCGGGCGGTGACTGCACCGTCTTGAAGGGTCCGCCAGGCATCACCCAGGTGAAGTGGAATGGGGCGGCCGCCACCCACGTCGAGGCGCTCACCGGCGCCTGGCGCATCTGCGGCCCCACCCTCCCGAATCAACCGCTCGTCATCGAGGCGGACATCCCTGTCCCGGTGGCGACGTATGACTATACGCAGGTGGGCTTCTCCCAGCGGAGGGACCGCAAGGGCCAGCTCGCTTCGTACCTCATGAGCTGGGTCGAGCAGTGTGACCGGCTGGGGCTCTGTGACGACGCCCCCGGCCAGCTCGCGACCTTCAGCTACGAGGTGGAGCACGACGCCGCGGACGTCGTCCTGTGCCCGGGCACGCGGCTGAACGTCAGTGATACCCTGACGCGCTGCGGGAGTCTCCTGCAGCAGGCCCCCACCTATTCCTCCTTCGCCATCGCCTCCAATCCCTCCTGGGTGCGCACGACGTTCGCGGAAGCCGGCCCCTACCGGCTCGAGTTCTTCGAGGGGCCCGGGGGCTTGCTCGCCCCCGCGCTCCAGCCGACCGTCTTCGCGGACTATCTGGAGTGGATCACCGGACTGCTCGGCCCGCTGCCGTACGGAGACACCCTGCGCGTCGCGGGGGCCCCCACGGAGTTCCTCGGAATGGAGCACCCGGGCAACATCATCCTGTCCGAGGCGCTGCCCGAGCTGCGCAGCGAGTACGCCGACCAGACCCGGCACACGCTGATGCACGAGATCGCCCACCAGTGGGCGGGCAACCGCACGACCATGGCGGAGGCCTATGACTTCGCCTGGAAGGAGGCCATCGCCGAGTACCTGACCTATGTCTACGAGGCGCGGCACTGGCCCCAGGACGCGGCCAGGACGCGCGCCTACTGGGACCGGCTGGCCCGCTCGGCCATGTTCTATCCGAGGCCGGAGGACCAGCCCGCCCCCTTCCTGACGTTCGCCGCGGACGTGTATGGCACCGGGCCGATGCTCCTCTTCCTGCAGCTCGAGGAGCTGCTGCCCGGGGGCCAGGAGGACGTCCTGCGCGGCATCCAGCACTTCCTCGCGGCGCCCGGCGCGCGCACCACCCAGCACCTGCACGAGTCCCTGGAGCAGGGCGCCCACCTGGCACCGGGCTCACTGGACGTCTATTTCGACGCGTGGATCCACGGCAGCAACGAGCCGGACTGGCCCTACTTCGACGTGGAGCCGACGCGGGACGAGGAAACGGGGCAGCTCACCCTCGCCGTCACCCAGCAGACCTACGAGGGCGGCATCTACCCGGTGAAGGTGAAGGTGCGGGTCCAGGGCGCGACGCAAACCCGGGACATCCTCGTCGACTACGGGCTCGCGCCCACCAGCGCCACGCTCGTCACCCCCCCGGAGCCCTTCCCCGAGCCCGTGGTCCAGGTGACGGTGGATCCCGAGAACCGGGTGGTCAATCGGAGATTCTTCGGCGCGCTCAGAGAGGCCGCGCCGCCCCGTTGGCACTTCTGA